The DNA segment TATGGAGATATGCATATATAGATATCTGATGCACAATGAGTAAGTGATAATTCAAATAAATTATACAGAAAGAATGTGCCTTCATTTACCAATACAAATTGTTAACGAAGCGTAAGTACAAGGCCTAAACAAGGAGAACAAGATCACAATCACAAACAACTTGACATATAACTAATGTCTAGCCAAAAACCCCTGTCACCCCAAAgcggattttttttttatttcctccCTCCAAGAGCTCCGCACCTTGCATTTGGTGTGACTCGAACTCAGAACTtattggttggaagtggagggtgctcaccaccaGAGCAACCCACTACAAACTCATGTCTAGCAATGCATCATGATCACAAACTCATCAAAATTCAGTAAACCATCGCCATTAATATCATATCTCGCAATCATTCCTCTGCACTCGTCAATAGTTCTCGACTCCCCTAATCTATCGAGCATTCTCTGTAAACTCTCCGGAGTAATGCATCCACATCCCTCCATTTCATACATCCGAAATGCCTCCTTCAACTCGCGCGCCTTCTCTTCTTCGGTCCCATCTTCTACTAATCTGACAAAATCATCGAAATCCAATAAGCCATCATCGTCCGAGTCATGGGCTGCAACCGCAGCCTTTGCTTCGTCATATGACATATCTTTGCCAATCAAATGTACACATTGTTGCAACTCTGATGCTGATATTTTCCCATCTCCGTTTTCATCTAGGCGGTCAAGTAGTCGCCTGTACTGCTGCTGGTATACTTCCATCCTTAATTATAATCAAACGAGAGAATGACTAAAAGAAATAGAGAAAAGTGTTTTTGTTGATCCGGAAACTTGAGCACAAGAAAAAATTAATGTACCCTGGAGCCAAAGAATCCAACGAGGGAATTcaataaaatgcacaaatgaCTAACTCAAAGTTAAACCTATGACCTAAAACAAAATTTTAATCACCTTTGCATTTGCCGCTACGCTAGAAAGATCACCATGTGTAAAGGGATCAACACAAAAAAGGTATTTTTACTATATTTGCGCAATATTATAACCTCTATTGTTTATTGTGATATCACCTTATCAGCATAGGAATATTTCACAAGGAATATAATATAAACGGGAAAAAGGAAGTATAAAATTCAACTATAAgcctaaaaagaagaagaagagaattcAACGACGCACTGCGAATTGAAGAAACCAAAACACAAATCTAAATATATGTATGTTGTTGAAACTAGAAAACGGCAAAATTCCGCGTAAAGAAACTAGGAAGATTAATTGTTTGGTGAGTTTGGCGTGTAGGGTTGATGAATTTAATCGACATGTTAGGTTTCGAGAAATCCAAGATATGTGGAAGGAGACATGAAAGTCAAATTGTAGAAGAAAATTTGAAAGTCAAATATATCTTAAATATCTTAGTAGATAGTCGTTTCTTTGTCTCCTATTTTGATATCTTCTGATCGGTAGATTTCTTTTGCTATTCTTTCGCTTCGATTATTCTATCACCCGGTCACCTTACCAccttattttgttgttgttacttctgttttcttttcacttttatcTTGAGCCGGAGGTCTATCA comes from the Nicotiana tabacum cultivar K326 chromosome 14, ASM71507v2, whole genome shotgun sequence genome and includes:
- the LOC107822824 gene encoding putative calcium-binding protein CML19, whose protein sequence is MEVYQQQYRRLLDRLDENGDGKISASELQQCVHLIGKDMSYDEAKAAVAAHDSDDDGLLDFDDFVRLVEDGTEEEKARELKEAFRMYEMEGCGCITPESLQRMLDRLGESRTIDECRGMIARYDINGDGLLNFDEFVIMMHC